From Salvelinus namaycush isolate Seneca chromosome 27, SaNama_1.0, whole genome shotgun sequence, the proteins below share one genomic window:
- the LOC120022384 gene encoding uncharacterized protein LOC120022384 has translation MTLGCYQQTDVSVVYATLHMGLDGLLSSSAWSEAASFSTPTTQQFTDPEPEGHNCYEGWEEDLLPEEREVPLLNLYLTTKRVEDIALRLVSLRQAFTTLLGSTLSRNHLFVAGKVLLGALVQANHMDEAKFIRTYNDFVDYLSDPSKRNDIERELAEAKIHHVNMIDVLFELVLFGLMTAQKSLMVHPGGFVERLYALLYSFLPTAANMEPEADRYLLLLNDSCDTLPPNRDLDTNALHYFALNLTFLNKIRRLAE, from the exons ATGACGCTTGGCTGCTACCAG CAGACTGATGTCTCAGTGGTGTACGCCACTCTCCACATGGGGCTGGACGGGCTTCTCTCCTCTTCAGCGTGGTCGGAGGCTGCCTCCTTCTCTACGCCCACCACTCAGCAGTTCACTGACCCAGAGCCTGAGGGCCACAACTGCTATGAG GGCTGGGAGGAGGACCTgctgcctgaggagagggaggttcctCTGCTAAA CCTCTACCTTACCACCAAGAGAGTGGAGGACATCGCCCTGAGGCTCGTCTCCCTGCGCCAGGCCTTCACT ACCCTGCTTGGTTCCACCCTGAGCAGGAACCATCTGTTTGTGGCGGGAAAGGTCCTCCTGGGTGCACTGGTTCAGGCCAACCACATG GACGAGGCCAAGTTCATCCGTACCTATAACGACTTTGTGGACTACCTGAGTGACCCCTCCAAGCGGAATGACATTGAGAGGGAGCTGGCTGAGGCAAAG ATCCATCATGTGAACATGATAGATGTCCTCTTTGAGCTGGTGCTGTTTGGGTTAATGACAGCTCAGAAGTCCCTGATGGTG CACCCTGGTGGGTTCGTGGAGCGTCTGTACGCTCTCCTGTACTCCTTCCTGCCCACTGCTGCCAACATGGAGCCAGAGGCTGACAGATACCTGCTGCTGCTCAAT GATTCTTGTGACACTTTGCCACCCAACAGGGATCTAGACACCAATGCACTACATTACTTTGCACTGAATTTgacatttttaaataaaataa GAcgtttagctgagtaa